CGAGTAAGCCACTGACGCAGCGGCTTTACACAGTACGGCAGAACTTCCTGCACTTCAAAGCAATCGAGCAGCGGGCTGTTGATCAAGGTGTCGGCCGTGAAATATGCCACGCCCGGCGTGATTCTCATGATCTCGTACTCAGCAGTCAGCGCTCCCTCGAGTTTTGCCCCCAATATCGCGGCATCGGGTTCAAACACGTAGCGGCCAATTTGCGGAGCCAGAGGACATTCTAGATTCGGTTCGCCAATGAACGTCGCGGCAGCTTGTTCCAATATCGGTGGCGCCGCATTTCCGCCTGCGATGGCTGACGATTTTACCACCGTGGCGCGCCTGCGGCCCGGGTGAAGCGCTAAGCTGCCAAACCAGGCGACCAATTGTCGACATTGCCTGCCGCGGCCGATCCATTCCAATTCGGCCTCGCGCCACCAGGACTCGGTCAAATCGGCTGCCGGAGCAAGTTTGATGGCTGCATGGGGACAGGCCGAAAGCATCCGAGTGAGCACAGCGGGTCCCGGATCGTGCAATTCCACATTGGTGGTTCGTCGGCCAGTGGAACGGCGATCGGGGTCGATGTGCCAGGCCACCACATTGGAGAGGACTCCTGCCTCGGCCACCTCTTTCACGTCGAAGGTCACGGCGGCCTTCGAGCATGAATCGCCGGTACCAAGCACGGCCGCCACGTTGGCCTCGGCCAGAATTACGGCGACGGGGTTGCGGTCCACCCCCCGCACATTTCCGCGTTGCGCCAGCGCGAGCGAGTCGCCGCCGATGCCGCAACACAGGTCGGCCAACGGCTGGTCCTGGGGAAAACGGCTGGCTTTGTACGCCGCCACCCACCAGTCGGTGGCTTGTTCTAAGGCTAAGGGAATAAAGAACATCTGCGCGGCCAGAGGGAACTTCTCCTTGGCCTTGGGACGAAGCTCCAATTGTTCCAATAGCAGATGGACCCGCGGCGCGGGAAGCTTCTGCCGCAAGGTCGCGGCCAGCGTAACCAGAGATGCATCCTTTCCCGCCAGCGATGCTGCCCGGGCCAGCCATTGGGCGCCGTCCAGGCTAACTAGCCAGCGGTAATCTTCCAGTATGGCTTGCGAATCGACAGAATTGCGCATGATTTGCGATTTAATCAACGACACAACCCCTTATTTGACACGCCATTTCCGGCCAATTAAAATCGACGTAGGTTGTTGATTTGAAAAATCTTACGGTCAAAACAGCAATCCGTCGGATAGGTGCTCTAAGTTCTGAGTGTTCAGCGCGGTGTGGTCAATACGGCCGCCTGGCTTGAGCCGTGCCTTTCCGGAAGCCGCATTCGCTCTCCTCGTGAGGTACTTCCCTTATGGCTGTTCGCGAAAACCAAGGTCTGCAAATCGCGCTCATCATTTTCGTCACGCTGACCGTCTTGCTCAGCCTGACGACTTTCGTCTTTTTCCGCAACTATCAAAACGAGCAGCAAAAGTCTAAAGATGCCCTAAAAAATGAGGGGGATGCCCGACAAGCGGCCTCGGCCATGAGCGACGAACGCAACCAGCTGATGCAGTACATCGGGCTGCAAGCCAGCGACAAAAAAGAAGCCGCCACCGATGCTTGGACCAAAGATATGGCCGCGTTCCAAGCGTTGCGGTCCGGTTCGTTGCCCGATGACGAAAAAACATACCACAAGATGATCGTCGGGTTGCAGTCAATCATTGCTACTCAACACGCCGAGTTGGAAAAACAGTCCGCCGATTTGCGTGACGCCAAGGCCGATTTTGACCGCAAAACCGCCGATTACGAGGCCGAAAAGAAATCACTGGCCGCCGAAAAAGAAAAGGCCGTGGCCGATTATTTGGCCGAACGGGCCGCCAACACCGAGCACGTGAAAAAGCTGGAAGATTCGCAAGAGGAGCTATCGACGACGTTGCAGAAGCGCGACAAGGAAATGGAAACCGAGCGGACCGATTTGACCAATAAAGTCGCGGAACGCGATAAATCGATCGATACGTTGCGAAGGCAGCTTAAGTCGAGAGAAGACGAGATGAAGGATTTGCACGGCAAATTCTCGGTCAATTCGCAACCCAGCGGAAAAATTGTGTGGGTCGACCAGCGCGACAACACCGCTTATATCAACCTGGGCAGCGATGATTTACTTCACAAACGGGTGACGTTTGCCGTGTTCGATCAAAACACGACCGATCCCACCGCGGTGCCCAGCAAGAAGCAAGGCATCAGCGCCGTGGAGTCGGAAAATCAGTCGGTGGTTAGCGAGGCCAAGCGCAAGGGCGTT
This genomic window from Pirellulales bacterium contains:
- a CDS encoding class I SAM-dependent methyltransferase is translated as MRNSVDSQAILEDYRWLVSLDGAQWLARAASLAGKDASLVTLAATLRQKLPAPRVHLLLEQLELRPKAKEKFPLAAQMFFIPLALEQATDWWVAAYKASRFPQDQPLADLCCGIGGDSLALAQRGNVRGVDRNPVAVILAEANVAAVLGTGDSCSKAAVTFDVKEVAEAGVLSNVVAWHIDPDRRSTGRRTTNVELHDPGPAVLTRMLSACPHAAIKLAPAADLTESWWREAELEWIGRGRQCRQLVAWFGSLALHPGRRRATVVKSSAIAGGNAAPPILEQAAATFIGEPNLECPLAPQIGRYVFEPDAAILGAKLEGALTAEYEIMRITPGVAYFTADTLINSPLLDCFEVQEVLPYCVKPLRQWLTRRSIGRLEVKKRGVPLDPEKVRSELLAGQNGDDEITLLLARVQGHITAILAKRSGVISSQ